Genomic DNA from Aquisalimonas asiatica:
AAGCTCCTCGCTGGCAGACTCACGGGTAATTGATTTCGGACGCCCGCTGGCTTCGGCCGCCACTTCCTTGAGGCGCGGGTAATCCACCCGAGCGGCCCGTTCCCGCAGCCGCTCGGCCACCACCTCGACCACCGGTGTCACGCCCTTCTGCGCGAGTTCGTCCTCATCCTCGTCCAGGCTCGGGTAGGCCTGGAGGTAGAGGTCACCCGCCTCGGACCAGCCAGCCTTGAACGGCTGGTTCAGAATGCGGACGTTGGTGCCGCGGTTCACCCGGTAGACGATGGATTCGATGTCTTCGGGAAACATGCGAATGCAGCCATGCGTGGCACGCATCCCGACTCCGGCGGGCCGGTTGGTTCCGTGAATGAAGTATCCCGGCACATCCAGGCCGATCGCGTACCGCCCCAGGGGATTGTCCGGCCCCGGGTCCACGCGCCGCGGCAGTGCCCGGCCCTCGGATTCCGCCCGCTCCCGCACGGACTGCGGCGGGAACCAGGCCGGGTCCTCCAGGCGCATGGTCACTTCCGTCTCGCCAATGGGCGTGGACCAGTCCATGCGGCCGATGCTGATCGGATACGTCTCCACCACCCGGTTGCCGTCCGCGTCCGGCTCCGGGTAGTAATACATGCGCATCTCGGGGAGATTGACCACGATCCCTTCCCGGGGGCCGGGAGGCAGCACGAACCGCGTCGGAATGGTCACCGGCGTGCCCTCGCCAGGCAGCCAGACGTCCACACCCGGGTTCGCACGGCGGATCTCCTCGTAGCCGACACCGTGTTGACGGGCGATGCTGAGCAGCGTGTCTTCCCGGCGCGCCATGACGGTTTTCACCTCACCGACAACATCCACATCGGCATCCGGAAGCTCGTAGACATTCCTGTCGTTCGAGATCCGGTCGGCGTCGTCGTCACGCTCGGCATCACTCTCGCCCACGGAGTCGCCTTCGAGCGTGTCATCGGACACGGCCGGGCCGCTCAGGAGGGAACACAACGCCAAAGCAACCATCCATTGACTCAGGGCGCGGCCAGAGACCATGCAATTCTCCACGACATGTCATGCGTTTGACTGCGGTAATCCACAGTGAATCCAGTGTCCAGTATACTCCGACACCATCGTCGGAGCATAACCCGGGAGCGTAGCCCCCATGCACTATGTATCAGTTCACGACGGCATTTCCGAGCGCTGGGGCATCTTCAGCGGCGATTCCGCGCTGCTGGCGCCACGCAGCCGCGGCTGGTCCGCCACCCTCCTCGACTTCATCCGTGCCGACACCGAAACACGCCAGTGGCAGACGGAGCAGTTGCAGGCCGGTCACGGTGAAGACTGGCGCAAGGAGGACATCCAGCTGGTCGCGCCGCTGCCGCGGCCGCCGCGTAACGTCATGTGCCTCGGCCTGAACTACGCCGATCACGCCGCCGAATCCCAGCGCGCCAAGGGGCAGGAACTCCAGCGCCCGGATCACCCGGTGGTCTTCACCAAGGCCACCAGCAGCGTCACCGGCCCGTACACGGACATCCCGCTCGACACCACCCTCACCACCCAGCTCGACTGGGAAGTGGAACTGGGCGTCGTCATCGGCCGCGGTGGGCGCAACATCCCCGAGGAACAGGCCCTGGAGCACGTCTTCGGCTACACCGTTGTCAACGACCTCTCGGCGCGGGATCTGCAATTTCGCCACAAGCAGTTCTTCCTCGGCAAGAGCCTGGACGGAAGCTGCCCGATGGGGCCGGTCATCGCCGACCGCCACGCCATCGCCGACCCTCACGATCTGACCCTGTGGTGCGACGTCAACGGCGAGCGGCAGCAGAGCGGCACCACGGCGGATCAGCTCTTCCGCATCCCGGAGGCCATCGCCATTCTCTCCCGCGTGATGACCCTGGAGCCTGGTGACATCATCGCCACCGGCACGCCCAGCGGCGTGGGCTTCGCCCAGGAGCCGCCACGATTCCTGCAGCCCGGCGACACGGTGGAATGCGGCATCCAGGGCATCGGCGTGATCCGCAACCGGATCGTTCCGGCTACCGCGCCTGCTGCCTGACCGGCTCTGCAACGTCCGCGAACACGTCCGGCGCGCCGGAGCGCAACCGCTGGTACAGTTCGCGCAGGATTGCGGCGGTGGCGCCCCAGATGTAGTAGTCCCCGTAGGGCATGGCGTGCAGGCGGTAGGTCTCGCCGTTCACATCCACGTCATGGGGCTGGTGGTTGGCGGGGTCCAGGAAAAACGCCAACGGCACCTCGAAGATTTCCGCGACCTCACTGGGCTCCGCGCGCAGCCGGCCGGGATTGTGCACGTGGCCCACGAAGGGGTGGATCATGAAGCCGCTGATCGTGGGGTAGCGCGGCAGGCTGCCAAGCACATCCACGCCGCTGGACAACAGCCCGATCTCCTCGTGGCACTCACGCAGGGCCGCCGCCATGGGAGAAGCATCCCCCGGATCCACACGGCCGCCGGGAAAGCTGATCTGACCGGCGTGTTTGGTCAGCGCTTCACTGCGCCGGGTGAGAATGACCTGCAATCCGCCGCGGCGCTCCACCAGCGGCACCAGCACGGCGGCGTCCCGCAGACTCGACGTGTCCACCGGGAAACCCGGCCGGTGGATATCGTCGGCATCGCGCAGGCACCGCGTGATCGCCGTGCAGAGGTATTGCGAGTCCGTCATGTTGTCCTTTCTGATCGCCATCGTCCTGAATCCACAGCGTAACCCCGAGAACGCGCTCGAACGGTGACGCAGTTCCGTTGTCGCGCCACCCCGGCACTGCCGCTTGAATGGTTCGTATTGTCTGCCCTCCCCGGCCCACAGGCAAACGGCGCAGCGCAACGACACCCCCTTCGGTGCGCTACCGCACAGACGCTCTCTGGCCCGTTGATCACATTTGATATTACGGGCATGGAACTCGGCGTGAAGACGTCTGCGGCGGTGCCAGGCTCCGGGGATGTAACGCTGTTGGTGGCCCGGCCCGTCCGGCCGTGCAGGTTCCCGGCGGGCCGCCTGTTGCGGAAGACATGCGCCCATGAAAACGCCCTGCTCGCTGCGCCTCGCACTCACTCTGGCGCTTGCCGCCGTCGCCCTGGGCGCGTGTTCATCCAGCGGCGGTGGCGGATCCCGCTCCCTGCCCGGCTTTGAAGGTGACGACGGCCATTTGCGTCACATCAATGTGGTCCCTCGGACCCGACTCCACGACGAGACGGTGGTTGAACCAGACAACTACGGTGAGAACCAGATCATCGCGGTGTTGAGTACGGATCTCGGAAATGACCACCGGGAATTCACGTCCAGGAATGACTCCACCTCACGCATTCACGGCGACTCGTACTACCTCTATGACGAGGACGGTGGCGCTTTCCCGGAAGGTGTAACGCTGGATGATGCAGTCAATCCGGGCAACGCCGTGGCGAGCCTAGCTGCAGGCCGACGATTCGGCGTTGCACGCGATGCCAACATCCTGGGCGTCGGAGTGGTCCGACCCGATGGCTACGATCAACGGGGCGGCGCCTTCGATCTCACCATCAAACCCGACGACATGCTTGATGGCATCACGCGTGCGACAAACCACGATGCAGACATCCTCGCCATCCACACCGTTGTCACAGACAACGATGCTGAGGCCAGAGCACTTGGAAACGCGATTCGTGGCGCCGAAACGGTAACTGTCGTTCCTGTACCCAGCCGGAACGAACTGCGCGGCGGCAGCATTGATGCCACCGGGCACTTTGACAGTGACACACTCAAGAATCTGCTGATTGTCGGCGATGTGGCCCGGAACAACCGGCGCCCCTCCAACGCCGACGTGCCGCCCACAGCCGCTGCACGTGATCGCTTTCTTGTGGCTCCGGGCGTCGCCGTGCCCGGCGCCATGGGCAATGACAATGACAGCGCCCGGTACTCCGGGTCGTTCGCGGCCATGGGGCTCGTAGCCGGAGCGGCGGCGTTGTTGAATGACTACCACCAGGACGTCACCGATCAGGAGGCAACACCGGAAAAGGTCACACAACGGCTTCTCGACACCGCCGACCGGTCGTTTTCGGGATACAGCCAGGCCACCCATGGCAATGGCCTCCTGGACGTCCGCGCGGCGCTAACGAAGCCAGTTGGACAACAGAGCCTGGCCGGCATGCAGCACCACGCCCTGCCCGCGTCGCAGACACAGCTCGGCGCCGCATTCGGGGACGCGCTGAGCGACGAGCCGGCGCTCGCCCGGGTGCTGGCCGTGGACTCCGGTGACTGGCCGTTCCTGCTCGACCTGCGCGGTCGGGTACGCAGCCACGAGTCCTGGGCGCTGGACCGGCACATGGACCGCCTGGCGAACATGGGCTGGCGACATGGCGAGGAGACGCCCTACGGCGGTTACCAGATCACCACCGGGCAGTCGTCGGGGTTTTCGCCGGACAGCTACCAGCGTGGCTACGATTCCATGCGCGTGTGGATGGACAGCGGGCCCTGGACGGTCTCTCTGCAAAGCCATGCCGACCCGTCTCTCGCAACGGCCTATTCGGCGCTGCCGGAGCTCGACGGTGTACGTCTCATGGGCGGCGCGCCGGGCGCCGCGCACATGGCAAGCTGGCGCGAGGCGACCGGCGCGTCTCTCGCCTGGGCCCCGAACGCGCGCCTCACCCTGGGCAGCCAGGTATGGACCGGCCACGACGGCGACACCCCCTATCGCCATATTGACGACAGCCCCCGCGTGCACCGGGCTGAGCTCATGGCAGCAATCCGCCCCGTCACGGATGTGCTGATCGGCGTCGACGTGGCCCAGCAGAACCAGTCCGAAGGGCTGCTCGGAGGATACGGCAGCGCTGCGCTCCAGCCCGGTACGGGGTCGACCACCACCGCCACCGGCGCGACAGTGCAATGGCGGGCCGCACCCCCGCTGACCCTCTTCTCCCGGTACGAGCACGGCTGGACCGACGTGGATGACACCAACGGGCTGATCACCGGCTTCGACCGCCTGCAGACACGCTCCACGGCGCTGGGCGCGATCTGGCAGGACGGCACCGATACCCGATGGGGATTCGTCTACAGCGAGCCCCTGCGGGTGCGCTCCGGCAGCGTCGACCTGAGCATTCCGCACGGCTTCGACGGCAACGGCGGCGTACGTTTCGCGGAGCATACTGTGCGCGCCAACCCGAGCGGCCGGGAGCAGAACTTCGAACTGTTCATGGACAGGCCACTTCCGGGCCAGCACAGCGCGCTACGCCTCAACGTCATGTATCAGCTGGAGCCCGGCCACGTGGCGGACGCCGCCCCCGCCTGGGCTGCCGCAGGCGGTTACCAGCTGCGCTTCTAGGGCCAGTGGCGCGGGGCTCGCGGGGGCGTCGGTGCTCTCTCAGGGCCGGGACGACGCGCCGTCGCCGAAGAGAGGGACGACCACCCCTTTGCGGAAGGCGTGGCGAGCCAGTAGCGGCAACGGCATCCGCAGCCAGTGCCCCCGCAGGAAGATCGTCATGGCGGCAACGCCCCGCCCCCCGCCGCCTGGTTCTCCGGGCACCTGCGGAAGCAACAGGCGGCCGTAACAGGCATCCAGCACTGCCAGCCCGGTGGTGGACGGCGCATCCGCGGCGAGCGCGTCGGCACAGGCCCCGGGCACCGGCGTGCCGAGCATGCGGCGGCAGTAATGCAGGGCGAGCCACAGCGGCGCACCGAGCTGCA
This window encodes:
- a CDS encoding L,D-transpeptidase family protein; this translates as MVSGRALSQWMVALALCSLLSGPAVSDDTLEGDSVGESDAERDDDADRISNDRNVYELPDADVDVVGEVKTVMARREDTLLSIARQHGVGYEEIRRANPGVDVWLPGEGTPVTIPTRFVLPPGPREGIVVNLPEMRMYYYPEPDADGNRVVETYPISIGRMDWSTPIGETEVTMRLEDPAWFPPQSVRERAESEGRALPRRVDPGPDNPLGRYAIGLDVPGYFIHGTNRPAGVGMRATHGCIRMFPEDIESIVYRVNRGTNVRILNQPFKAGWSEAGDLYLQAYPSLDEDEDELAQKGVTPVVEVVAERLRERAARVDYPRLKEVAAEASGRPKSITRESASEELAKAD
- a CDS encoding fumarylacetoacetate hydrolase family protein, whose translation is MHYVSVHDGISERWGIFSGDSALLAPRSRGWSATLLDFIRADTETRQWQTEQLQAGHGEDWRKEDIQLVAPLPRPPRNVMCLGLNYADHAAESQRAKGQELQRPDHPVVFTKATSSVTGPYTDIPLDTTLTTQLDWEVELGVVIGRGGRNIPEEQALEHVFGYTVVNDLSARDLQFRHKQFFLGKSLDGSCPMGPVIADRHAIADPHDLTLWCDVNGERQQSGTTADQLFRIPEAIAILSRVMTLEPGDIIATGTPSGVGFAQEPPRFLQPGDTVECGIQGIGVIRNRIVPATAPAA
- a CDS encoding CoA pyrophosphatase, with translation MAIRKDNMTDSQYLCTAITRCLRDADDIHRPGFPVDTSSLRDAAVLVPLVERRGGLQVILTRRSEALTKHAGQISFPGGRVDPGDASPMAAALRECHEEIGLLSSGVDVLGSLPRYPTISGFMIHPFVGHVHNPGRLRAEPSEVAEIFEVPLAFFLDPANHQPHDVDVNGETYRLHAMPYGDYYIWGATAAILRELYQRLRSGAPDVFADVAEPVRQQAR
- a CDS encoding S8 family serine peptidase, which produces MKTPCSLRLALTLALAAVALGACSSSGGGGSRSLPGFEGDDGHLRHINVVPRTRLHDETVVEPDNYGENQIIAVLSTDLGNDHREFTSRNDSTSRIHGDSYYLYDEDGGAFPEGVTLDDAVNPGNAVASLAAGRRFGVARDANILGVGVVRPDGYDQRGGAFDLTIKPDDMLDGITRATNHDADILAIHTVVTDNDAEARALGNAIRGAETVTVVPVPSRNELRGGSIDATGHFDSDTLKNLLIVGDVARNNRRPSNADVPPTAAARDRFLVAPGVAVPGAMGNDNDSARYSGSFAAMGLVAGAAALLNDYHQDVTDQEATPEKVTQRLLDTADRSFSGYSQATHGNGLLDVRAALTKPVGQQSLAGMQHHALPASQTQLGAAFGDALSDEPALARVLAVDSGDWPFLLDLRGRVRSHESWALDRHMDRLANMGWRHGEETPYGGYQITTGQSSGFSPDSYQRGYDSMRVWMDSGPWTVSLQSHADPSLATAYSALPELDGVRLMGGAPGAAHMASWREATGASLAWAPNARLTLGSQVWTGHDGDTPYRHIDDSPRVHRAELMAAIRPVTDVLIGVDVAQQNQSEGLLGGYGSAALQPGTGSTTTATGATVQWRAAPPLTLFSRYEHGWTDVDDTNGLITGFDRLQTRSTALGAIWQDGTDTRWGFVYSEPLRVRSGSVDLSIPHGFDGNGGVRFAEHTVRANPSGREQNFELFMDRPLPGQHSALRLNVMYQLEPGHVADAAPAWAAAGGYQLRF